The following are encoded in a window of Trichocoleus sp. genomic DNA:
- a CDS encoding ATP-binding protein codes for MNDLESWQAGNDRYLSAALHWLRLSLIELGELKPNPSTTGGHLFGQKLLTSCDTIKASEVSEAAAAMETAAAIDPPPALMILSQRLGLSRFEQQVLLLCAAMELDTRIATLCTQAQQNANRPYPTFALAMTLFDEPVWEVLSPERPLRYWRLLEINQPGAQPLTTSALRVDERVVNYLKGLNYLDDRLSPLLLPLDVAADPTLLPPSQQAIVATVLQHLQQTAFSSLPIIQLLGTDTASKQLIAGCCAQQLGLHLYRLPIQLLPTQTAELETFVRLWQRESLLLPIALYLDAQDISNEAQAALSRFLMRSQGIIFLNARDNQSELARSALTLDIGKPTPAEQKAAWSRALGTASAQISAHLAAQFNLSLPAIQEIAQSELAVTVQDDRTLPERLWQGCLLHTRPQLDALAQRLDAKATWNDIVLPPEATDLLRQTANQVQQRSTVYEEWGFHRQMNRGLGISALFAGESGTGKTMAAEVIANELQLNLYRIDLSAVISKYIGETEKNLRRLFDAAEDGGAILFFDEADALFGKRSEVKDSHDRYANIEINYLLQRIETYSGLAILATNMKGSLDTAFMRRLRFVVDFPFPGLAERRGIWQRAFPPETPTVGLDYDRLARFTLVGGNIHNIALNSAFLAAQAGTSITMPLVLQAIRTELRKLDRPVNDADFHWQVAAGVTA; via the coding sequence ATGAACGATCTAGAATCCTGGCAAGCTGGCAACGATCGCTATCTCTCCGCTGCACTTCATTGGTTGCGACTCTCCTTAATAGAGCTTGGCGAGTTGAAGCCCAATCCATCTACAACAGGCGGACATTTGTTTGGACAAAAGCTACTTACTTCCTGCGATACGATCAAAGCCAGCGAGGTCAGCGAAGCCGCAGCGGCAATGGAAACAGCAGCCGCGATCGATCCTCCTCCAGCCCTCATGATTCTGAGCCAGCGATTAGGATTATCTCGATTTGAGCAGCAGGTGCTTTTACTTTGTGCGGCAATGGAACTCGACACCCGCATTGCAACCCTTTGCACGCAGGCACAACAAAACGCCAATCGTCCCTATCCGACCTTTGCGCTGGCAATGACCTTGTTTGACGAACCCGTCTGGGAGGTGCTGTCACCAGAACGACCACTGCGCTATTGGCGACTGCTGGAAATCAATCAACCCGGAGCGCAACCTCTCACAACCAGTGCTCTACGAGTTGACGAACGAGTTGTGAATTATTTGAAAGGGTTGAACTATTTGGACGATCGCCTCTCTCCCTTACTGTTACCCCTGGACGTAGCGGCTGATCCAACGCTGCTGCCTCCTTCTCAGCAAGCGATCGTGGCAACGGTTCTGCAACACCTGCAACAAACTGCTTTCTCATCGCTCCCCATTATTCAACTCTTAGGAACGGATACTGCCAGTAAGCAACTCATTGCTGGGTGCTGTGCCCAACAGTTAGGACTGCATCTCTACCGTCTTCCCATTCAACTTCTCCCAACTCAGACGGCTGAGCTAGAGACTTTTGTACGCCTCTGGCAAAGAGAAAGCCTGCTGTTGCCGATCGCCCTTTATCTGGATGCACAAGACATCAGCAATGAAGCACAAGCCGCCCTTTCTCGCTTTCTCATGCGAAGCCAAGGCATTATTTTCCTCAACGCGCGTGATAACCAATCCGAACTCGCTCGCTCTGCTCTGACGCTTGATATTGGCAAACCAACCCCTGCAGAACAGAAAGCTGCCTGGTCTCGTGCTTTGGGTACAGCATCGGCTCAAATTTCGGCACATCTAGCCGCACAATTTAACCTTAGCTTGCCAGCGATTCAGGAAATTGCTCAAAGTGAATTGGCAGTGACAGTACAAGACGATCGGACTTTGCCGGAACGGCTCTGGCAGGGGTGCTTGCTGCACACTCGTCCTCAATTAGATGCGCTGGCTCAACGCCTCGATGCAAAAGCGACCTGGAATGATATTGTGCTGCCACCAGAAGCAACGGATCTGCTGCGTCAAACTGCGAATCAGGTGCAGCAACGTAGCACCGTTTATGAGGAATGGGGCTTTCATCGTCAGATGAATCGGGGATTAGGCATCAGTGCTTTGTTTGCTGGCGAGAGCGGTACAGGCAAAACGATGGCAGCAGAAGTGATTGCCAACGAACTGCAACTCAACTTGTATCGAATTGATTTGTCAGCAGTAATCAGTAAATATATTGGCGAAACTGAAAAGAATTTGCGTCGCTTATTTGATGCCGCAGAAGACGGTGGAGCAATCCTATTTTTTGATGAAGCAGATGCTTTGTTTGGCAAACGCAGCGAAGTCAAAGATTCCCACGATCGCTACGCCAATATTGAAATTAACTACCTGCTGCAACGCATCGAGACATACAGTGGCCTGGCAATTCTAGCAACCAACATGAAAGGTTCGCTCGATACTGCTTTTATGCGCCGCCTACGGTTTGTTGTAGACTTCCCTTTCCCTGGATTGGCAGAACGTCGCGGCATCTGGCAACGTGCCTTCCCTCCAGAAACACCAACCGTCGGACTCGATTACGATCGTCTGGCTCGCTTTACCCTGGTGGGGGGCAATATTCACAACATCGCTCTTAACAGCGCTTTTCTCGCCGCGCAGGCAGGCACTTCCATCACAATGCCACTGGTGTTACAAGCTATTCGCACTGAGTTACGCAAACTCGATCGCCCGGTTAATGATGCAGACTTTCACTGGCAAGTTGCAGCAGGAGTGACAGCATGA
- a CDS encoding DUF4255 domain-containing protein, producing the protein MSNSLAIAAVTATLSHLLEAGSNVDLPGTIVTTKPPEKARNGSNNNQLNLFLYQTAPNAALRNMPLPSQVKSGESGFPPLALNLYYLVTAYGQNDDDILSHRLLGRAMSVLHDCAVLDPDEIKAALAGNDLHEQIERVRITPQPMPLEEMSKLWMMLQAQYRISAAYQVEVVLLESNRPVKTPLPVLTRGANDQGVLSQTDLTPPFPTLLEVIPPNQQPSARLGDVLILKGHHLDDETVTLRLTHPRLSNPIELTPLPGRSSTEISFQIPNNSTDWIAGFYRLVAVLKRTNQPERVTNELPLSFAPQINTIAPNPAPRNVNGDVTLTLTCNPQVRLEQRVSLLLGDREILSQPRTNITDPLLFNVMAIDPGEYFVRLRVDGVDSLLVNRAVTPPVFDATQKVTIQ; encoded by the coding sequence ATGAGCAATTCTCTGGCAATCGCCGCTGTCACTGCCACCCTCAGCCATCTGCTAGAAGCAGGCAGTAATGTAGACTTACCCGGAACGATCGTCACTACAAAACCGCCCGAAAAAGCTCGCAACGGCAGCAATAATAACCAACTCAATTTGTTTCTATATCAAACAGCTCCGAATGCAGCTTTGCGTAATATGCCATTGCCGAGTCAGGTAAAGTCAGGCGAAAGTGGATTTCCACCGTTGGCATTGAACCTTTATTACTTGGTGACAGCATACGGACAAAACGATGACGATATTTTAAGTCACCGTTTGCTAGGACGAGCCATGAGTGTTTTGCATGACTGTGCTGTTTTAGATCCGGACGAAATTAAAGCAGCCTTGGCTGGAAATGACCTGCATGAGCAAATCGAACGGGTTCGCATTACTCCTCAACCCATGCCACTGGAGGAAATGTCGAAGCTGTGGATGATGCTACAAGCGCAATATCGCATTTCTGCTGCTTATCAGGTGGAGGTCGTGTTGCTTGAAAGTAATCGTCCTGTGAAGACGCCTTTGCCTGTTTTAACGCGCGGAGCAAACGATCAGGGTGTGCTGTCTCAAACCGATCTCACGCCTCCATTCCCAACATTACTGGAAGTCATTCCTCCCAATCAACAGCCGAGTGCGCGTCTTGGCGATGTGCTGATCTTGAAAGGGCACCATTTAGATGATGAAACAGTCACCCTGCGCCTGACTCATCCTCGCCTTTCCAACCCGATCGAACTCACTCCGCTTCCTGGCAGAAGTTCAACTGAAATCAGCTTCCAAATTCCCAACAATTCAACAGATTGGATTGCCGGATTCTACAGATTAGTTGCTGTGCTGAAGCGAACCAATCAACCTGAGCGAGTTACAAACGAACTACCGCTCTCTTTCGCACCGCAAATTAACACGATCGCGCCGAATCCTGCTCCTCGCAATGTGAATGGTGATGTCACGCTGACGCTTACCTGTAATCCTCAAGTCCGACTTGAACAGCGTGTCTCTCTGCTATTAGGCGATCGAGAAATTTTGTCTCAACCTCGTACCAACATTACTGATCCGCTTTTATTTAACGTCATGGCGATCGACCCTGGAGAGTACTTTGTGCGACTGCGTGTTGATGGCGTAGATAGCCTCCTCGTGAATCGTGCCGTTACTCCACCCGTTTTTGATGCCACACAAAAGGTGACTATCCAATGA
- a CDS encoding phage tail protein, giving the protein MAQFSVNAQRFDPYKNFKFRVKWDGKYVAGISKVSMLKRTTEVVKHREGGDPSSSRKSPGRTEYEAITLERGVTHDTEFEKWASKVWNFGAGLGSEVSLKDFRKDIIIEVYNEAGQLAIAYKVFRCWVSEYQAIPDLDANANAVAIQHIKLENEGWERDEAVAEPSEPSFTRPAA; this is encoded by the coding sequence ATGGCTCAGTTTAGTGTCAATGCACAACGGTTTGACCCCTACAAAAACTTCAAATTTCGTGTTAAGTGGGATGGTAAATACGTTGCAGGCATCAGTAAGGTCAGTATGCTGAAGCGAACAACAGAGGTTGTCAAACACCGCGAAGGGGGAGATCCGAGCAGTAGCCGCAAGTCTCCGGGGCGGACAGAATACGAGGCAATTACGTTAGAACGTGGCGTAACTCACGACACCGAATTTGAAAAGTGGGCAAGTAAGGTCTGGAACTTTGGTGCAGGCTTGGGTTCAGAAGTATCGCTGAAAGACTTTCGTAAGGACATCATCATTGAGGTCTATAACGAAGCAGGTCAACTTGCGATCGCTTACAAAGTGTTTCGCTGCTGGGTTTCAGAGTATCAAGCAATCCCCGATTTAGATGCAAACGCCAATGCAGTTGCAATCCAGCATATCAAGTTGGAGAACGAAGGTTGGGAGCGCGATGAAGCCGTAGCCGAACCCTCAGAACCCAGCTTTACGAGACCCGCCGCATAA
- a CDS encoding phage baseplate protein produces MRSPSASELLQVWERGLNQLPIQRALSLLATACPTTPLETLAQLSLGQRDACLLTLREWVFGSQLVSLATCPHCGDRLELTLNVADLRVAALPSVIQESALTAQGFCPDRFTVTVEGYEVEFRLPHSSDLAAIANHPIDAQQTLLNRCILAVHQQGEAQTVDQLSPAVRAAIVQQMAQIDPQADVQLSMTCPACTYQWQITFDIVSFFWSEINAWASRILGEVHILATAYGWAEADILSMSSFRRQCYLEKVGRSGMG; encoded by the coding sequence ATGCGATCGCCATCTGCTTCAGAACTATTGCAAGTATGGGAGCGAGGACTCAATCAATTACCGATTCAGCGTGCTCTGAGTTTGTTAGCAACTGCCTGCCCGACTACTCCGTTAGAGACGCTGGCACAACTCAGTTTAGGTCAGCGAGATGCCTGTTTGTTAACTTTACGAGAATGGGTGTTTGGTTCTCAGCTCGTGAGTTTGGCGACTTGTCCTCACTGTGGCGATCGTCTAGAACTGACGCTGAATGTTGCTGATCTGCGAGTTGCCGCTCTGCCCTCTGTGATTCAGGAATCTGCTTTAACTGCTCAAGGTTTCTGCCCCGATCGCTTCACTGTAACCGTGGAAGGCTACGAAGTGGAATTTCGCTTACCTCATAGCTCTGATCTCGCTGCAATTGCCAACCATCCCATTGACGCGCAACAAACCTTACTGAATCGGTGCATCTTAGCAGTTCATCAACAGGGAGAAGCTCAAACCGTTGATCAACTTTCTCCGGCAGTGCGAGCAGCGATCGTTCAGCAAATGGCACAAATTGATCCGCAGGCTGATGTACAACTATCAATGACCTGTCCGGCATGTACATATCAGTGGCAAATTACGTTTGATATTGTCTCCTTCTTTTGGAGTGAAATTAATGCATGGGCTTCTCGCATTTTAGGGGAAGTTCATATACTCGCAACTGCTTATGGCTGGGCTGAAGCTGACATTCTGTCGATGAGTTCTTTTCGACGACAGTGTTATTTAGAAAAGGTGGGTCGCTCCGGTATGGGATAG